One genomic window of Diospyros lotus cultivar Yz01 chromosome 8, ASM1463336v1, whole genome shotgun sequence includes the following:
- the LOC127807783 gene encoding subtilisin-like protease SBT5.6, producing MILFFMENKIIIFSLLLLLPILAPCAERQVYIVYFGAHNGERTLQEIEEIHRSYLSSVKETEEEAESSLLYSYKNSIDGFSAVLSPDEASKLSELDEVVSVFPSQPRRYSLQTTRSWEFLGLEEQFSQFNKEDNLLFKAGYGKNIIVGLLDSGIWPESKSFEDKGMGPVSKSWKGICQRGDAFNSSHCNKKIIGARYYLKGYEHKYGPLNASMDYRSPRDKDGHGTHTSSTVGGRRVKNVAALGGFAGGTASGGAPLVHLAMYKTCWPIPGQGKEEGDICLDEDLLAAIDDAIGDGIHVLSISIGGNSVIPYTEDGIAIGALHATKSNIVVACAAGNEGPAPSTLSNPAPWIITVGASSVDRAFLAPLFLGNGMKIQGQTVTPYKLEKRLYPLVYAAEIVAPSVPKNHIAGQCLDGSLSPKKARGKIVLCLRGNGSRVGKGMEVKRAGGIGFILGNSPANGAELIVDAHALPTTAVTSDNAIKILDYINSTKKPTAYIAPARTVLHWKPAPYIAGFSSRGPNALTPDILKPDIVAPGLNILAAWSEGSSTTKLADDVRVVKYNILSGTSMACPHVAAAAALHKAIHPTWSSAAIRSALITTAGVRDNMGKPITAASGKPANPFQFGAGHFRPTRAADPGLVYDASYTDYLLFLCSIAISGLDKSFRCPEVMPTTNNLNYPSLAISKLNGTVTVERTVTNVGGSKSLYLSRVKPPLGFSVKVSPPILLFHHVNQKKRFMITVKAEKEIAGTIGKNEYRFGWFTWTDGVHVVRSPMAVSLA from the exons ATGAttctatttttcatggaaaataagattataattttctctcttcttcttctccttcctatCTTAGCTCCCTGTGCAGAGAGACAG GTGTATATAGTATACTTTGGAGCACACAATGGAGAGAGAACATTGCAGGAAATTGAAGAAATCCACCGCTCTTACCTGTCGTCTGTGAAAGAAACCGAGGAAGAAGCTGAGTCTTCTCTTCTTTACAGCTACAAGAACAGCATCGATGGCTTCTCTGCAGTACTCTCTCCGGATGAAGCCTCAAAACTCTCTG aattggatgaagtgGTGTCTGTGTTTCCAAGCCAACCAAGAAGGTATTCTCTACAGACAACAAGATCATGGGAATTTCTTGGTCTGGAGGAGCAATTCAGCCAGTTTAACAAAGAAGATAACTTGTTGTTCAAAGCCGGATATGGCAAAAACATCATAGTTGGCCTCTTGGACAGTG GCATCTGGCCAGAGTCAAAAAGCTTCGAGGACAAAGGGATGGGACCAGTTTCAAAATCATGGAAAGGAATCTGCCAAAGAGGAGATGCTTTTAACTCTTCACATTGTAACAA GAAGATAATTGGGGCTAGATATTACCTCAAAGGCTATGAACACAAGTATGGTCCTTTAAACGCTTCAATGGACTACCGATCTCCCCGTGACAAAGATGGGCACGGCACTCACACATCCTCTACTGTTGGCGGCCGGAGGGTCAAGAATGTGGCTGCCCTTGGCGGTTTTGCTGGTGGCACTGCCTCTGGCGGGGCACCACTAGTACATCTAGCCATGTATAAAACTTGCTGGCCAATTCCAGgccaaggcaaagaagaaggagaCATATGCCTGGACGAGGACCTGCTAGCAGCCATCGACGATGCCATTGGAGATGGCATTCATGTGCTCAGCATCTCCATCGGAGGGAACTCAGTTATACCTTACACTGAAGATGGAATAGCCATTGGAGCACTCCATGCTACAAAAAGCAATATTGTGGTGGCTTGCGCTGCTGGTAATGAAGGCCCTGCCCCCTCAACATTGTCGAATCCAGCACCATGGATCATCACAGTTGGTGCTAGCAGCGTGGACCGTGCATTTCTGGCACCTCTTTTTCTGGGAAATGGAATGAAAATCCAGGGACAAACAGTAACTCCATACAAGCTTGAGAAAAGATTGTATCCGCTGGTCTATGCAGCAGAGATCGTGGCCCCCAGTGTACCAAAGAATCATATTGCCGG GCAATGCCTTGATGGGTCACTGTCACCAAAGAAGGCCAGAGGGAAGATAGTGCTGTGCTTGAGAGGAAATGGAAGCAGAGTTGGAAAGGGCATGGAGGTGAAGAGGGCCGGTGGCATTGGCTTCATATTAGGAAACAGCCCAGCCAATGGTGCTGAGTTGATAGTTGATGCACATGCTCTCCCTACAACTGCAGTGACTTCAGATAATGCAATCAAAATTCTCGATTATATCAACTCTACCAAGAAGCCAACTGCATATATTGCCCCAGCAAGGACTGTGCTACACTGGAAACCAGCACCTTATATTGCTGGGTTCTCCAGCAGGGGCCCAAATGCACTCACCCCGGACATTCTTAAG CCTGATATCGTGGCTCCAGGGCTGAATATATTAGCAGCATGGAGTGAAGGATCTTCAACCACAAAATTAGCTGATGATGTTCGGGTGGTTAAGTATAACATTCTTTCTGGAACTTCTATGGCCTGCCCTCACGTGGCGGCTGCAGCTGCTCTTCACAAAGCTATACACCCTACTTGGAGCAGTGCTGCAATAAGATCTGCCCTTATAACCACTG CAGGAGTAAGGGACAACATGGGAAAACCAATAACCGCAGCATCAGGCAAGCCAGCTAATCCTTTTCAGTTTGGGGCTGGTCACTTTAGGCCGACAAGAGCAGCGGATCCTGGACTGGTGTATGATGCCTCCTACACTGATTACCTTCTCTTCCTTTGCAGCATTGCAATTAGTGGTCTGGATAAATCATTCAGGTGCCCAGAAGTGATGCCCACAACAAACAACCTGAATTACCCATCCCTGGCAATCTCCAAGCTCAATGGCACAGTGACTGTGGAGAGAACTGTGACAAATGTTGGCGGTAGCAAGAGCTTGTACTTGTCTAGGGTGAAACCGCCCCTGGGATTCTCTGTAAAGGTGTCTCCTCCTATCTTGCTGTTTCATCATGTCAACCAGAAGAAAAGATTCATGATAACAGTTAAGGCAGAGAAAGAAATAGCAGGCACAATTGGCAAAAATGAGTATAGATTTGGATGGTTCACTTGGACGGATGGAGTCCATGTTGTCCGCAGTCCCATGGCAGTGTCATTGGCATAG